A genomic window from Meleagris gallopavo isolate NT-WF06-2002-E0010 breed Aviagen turkey brand Nicholas breeding stock chromosome 23, Turkey_5.1, whole genome shotgun sequence includes:
- the LOC100551127 gene encoding transcription factor HES-5-like isoform X2: MPEDLEMETAEGSMCELRKPVVEKMRRDRINSSIEQLKVLLEKEFQRHQPNSKLEKADILEMTVSYLKQQSQLQMKTSGSFHKSSQFDFREGYSRCLQEAFHFLSLHKVRTETQTKLLSHFQKNQSTAPEVSFSPSKPSILKQASPKDTGTLWRPW; the protein is encoded by the exons CTCAGGAAGCCGGTGGTGGAGAAAATGCGCCGTGACCGGATTAACAGCAGCATTGAGCAGCTGAAGGTGCTCCTGGAGAAGGAGTTCCAGAGACACCAACCCAACTCCAAGCTGGAGAAAGCCGACATCCTGGAGATGACTGTCAGCTACctgaagcagcagagccagctgcaaATGAAGA CTTCAGGATCCTTCCATAAAAGCTCTCAGTTTGACTTCAGAGAGGGCTATTCCCGGTGTTTGCAAGAAGCTTTCCATTTCCTCTCTCTTCATAAAGTCCGAACTGAAACACAGACCAAGCTCCTAAGTCACTTCCAGAAGAACCAATCCACTGCTCCAGAGGTCTCCTTTTCCCCCAGCAAGCCCAGCATCCTGAAGCAAGCATCGCCAAAAGACACCGGTACTCTCTGGAGGCCCTGGTAG
- the LOC100551127 gene encoding transcription factor HES-5-like isoform X1 yields MAPSVVFMEPDNLLTPKERNKLRKPVVEKMRRDRINSSIEQLKVLLEKEFQRHQPNSKLEKADILEMTVSYLKQQSQLQMKTSGSFHKSSQFDFREGYSRCLQEAFHFLSLHKVRTETQTKLLSHFQKNQSTAPEVSFSPSKPSILKQASPKDTGTLWRPW; encoded by the exons ATGGCTCCCAGCGTTGTTTTCATGGAGCCTGACAACCTGCTGACGCcaaaggagagaaacaaa CTCAGGAAGCCGGTGGTGGAGAAAATGCGCCGTGACCGGATTAACAGCAGCATTGAGCAGCTGAAGGTGCTCCTGGAGAAGGAGTTCCAGAGACACCAACCCAACTCCAAGCTGGAGAAAGCCGACATCCTGGAGATGACTGTCAGCTACctgaagcagcagagccagctgcaaATGAAGA CTTCAGGATCCTTCCATAAAAGCTCTCAGTTTGACTTCAGAGAGGGCTATTCCCGGTGTTTGCAAGAAGCTTTCCATTTCCTCTCTCTTCATAAAGTCCGAACTGAAACACAGACCAAGCTCCTAAGTCACTTCCAGAAGAACCAATCCACTGCTCCAGAGGTCTCCTTTTCCCCCAGCAAGCCCAGCATCCTGAAGCAAGCATCGCCAAAAGACACCGGTACTCTCTGGAGGCCCTGGTAG